From the Micromonospora echinofusca genome, the window GCTCGCCGGCGTGGGCCTGGCGATCCTGCGCGGGGTCGCCGACATCCGGCTGCGCGACGCCGCCGGCCTCCAGCGCACCACCGGCAGCCCGCTGCTCGGCGAGATCCCCTTCGAGAGCACCGCGAGGTCGCAGCCGTTGATCGTCGGGGAGGCGGCGAACTCCGCCCGGGCCGAGGCGGTGCGCAAGCTGCGTACCAATCTGCGCTTCGTCGACGTGCACGAGCCCGCCCGGGTCATCGCGGTCACCAGCGCCCTTCAGGGGGAGGGCAAGACCACGCTCTCCTGCAACCTCGCGATCGCCCTGGCCGAGGCCGGCTGGCGGGTGCTGCTGGTCGACGCTGACCTGCGCCGGCCGAAGGTCGCCGACTACCTGGGTCTCGACGCCGGCATCGGGCTCACCGACGTGCTGGTCGGCGACGTCCAGGTCGGTGACGTGGTGCAGCGCTGGGGCGACAAGTCCCTGCTGGTGCTCCCGAGCGGCTCGGCGCCGCCCAACCCCAGCGAGCTGCTCGGCTCCAAGGCGATGGCGGACCTGCTGCTCGCCCTGCGGGAGTCGGCGGACATCGTCATCATCGACACCGCCCCGCTGCTGGCCGTGACCGACGGCGTGGTGGTGGCCGTGCAGGCCGACGGCGCGCTGCTGGTCTCGCAGCAGGGCCGCACCTCGCGCAGCCAGGTGGCGCAGGCGGCCCGCGCCCTGAACTCGGTCTCCGTGCGGCTGCTCGGCTGCGTGCTGAACATGGCCAAGGTGGCCAAGGCGGAGGCGTACCAGTACGAGGCATACCGGGTGGTCGCGGGCGCCGCGACGCCGGACCTGCCGGCCGATCCGGCCCCGGTCGCCCGGCACGCGGAGCGCGTCGACGTCGTCAGCGACCGTACGCAGGAACTCACCCGGCTGTCCCGATGAGCGCCGCGAGGGGTCGCATCGACCGTTCGATCTCCTCCGCGCAGCGCCGGAAGTCGGCGACGGTCCCGCCGATGGGGTCCCGCAGATCGTCGGCGTCGGGGGTGGCGGGTTGCAGCCGCCCCCGGGCGCGGGCGGCCGCCTCGACCGCCGCCCGCAGGGGAGCGCCGGCCGGAGCCGTCGTCGGGTCGGCGGCGGCGGCCAGCCGGCCGAACTGCCGGACGGTGAACGTCCGGTGCAGCGCGGCCGGCGCGAGCGCGGTGCACACCGAGCGCTGGCGGCGCGTCGCCGCGAGCACCAGCGTCGCCCCGACCAGGTGCTCCGGGCGCAGCCGCCGGCTGCGGAAGTCGGTCGGGTCCCCGCCGGTCTCCGCCGCCAGGTCCGCCGCGTACGGGTGCATCGGCAGGTCGTCGACGGCGTCGGTGCCGGCGCTGGCGACCGTGACCGCCCGCCCGGCCAGCAGATGGCGGGCGATGTACTCGGCCATCGGTGAGCGGCACAGGTTGGCGTGGCAGACGAACAGCACCCGGTCGACCATGCGGACCCCTCTCGTCGGTGCCGTCGCGGACGGTGGCGCCGCGCCGGTCGCCGGCCGTCGGAGCCGGCCGGCCGTGGAGGGGATGTCGGCATCGTACGCGGGCCGGACGCCCCGACGTCACGGTGCCGCGCCGGGCGGGGCTGTCCGGACGGAGGTGGGTCGGTGAGGGTCGGGATCCTGTCGTACCACTTCCCGCCCGAGCCGGCGTTCATCCCGGGCAGTCTCGCCGAGGAGCTCGCCGTGCGGGGGCACGAGGTGAAGGTGCTCACCGGCTTCCCCGACTATCCCGGCGGCCACGTCTATCCGGGCTGGCGGCAGCGCTGGCGGCACGAGACCCGCAGCGAGCGGTTGACCGTACGGCGGGTGCCGCGCTACTCGGCGGGCGACGGCTCGGTGCGCACCCGGATGGCCGGGCACCTGTCGTTCGCCGGCAGCGCGACGCTGACCGGGCGGTCGTTCCTGGCCGACGTCGACGCCCTCTACGTGCACCTGCCGCCGGCGAACGCCTTCGCGGCGGCGGCTCTGCTGCGGGTGCTGGGCCGGATGCCGACCGTCGTGCACGTGCAGGACGTCTGGGCGGAGGACGAGCCCCTCGGGGCCGAGAACGGGCGGTGGGCCGCACGGATCGCCGCCGCGATGACGCGCGCCTACCGGGCCGCCGACCGGGTCGCGGTCGCCGCGCCGTCGCTGCGTGGCCGGGTGGTCGCGGCGGGCGCGGACCCGGCCCGGGTGCGGGTGGTGCTCAACTGGACCGACGAGCGGATCTTCCAACCCGCGCGGCCCAGCCGGGCGGCCCGCAGGCTGGTGCGGCGCGACGAGCGCTGCGTGGTGATGCACGCCGGCACGATCGGTGCCCGGCAGGGACTGGAGACCGCGGTGCGGGCGGCGGCGGCGCTGGACCACACCGTGGACCTCGTCCTGGTGGGATCGGGCGCGGACGAGCGGCGGGTGCGGGGGCTCGCCGCCGAACTGCGCGCCGAGAACGTGCGCTTCGTCGAGCGGCGGTCGCCGCCGGACATGCCGGACCTGTACGCCGCCGCCGACTACCAGCTCGTCATGCTGCGGGACCTGCCCGAGCTGCGCAGCACCCTGCCGGCGAAGCTCCAGGCGGCGTTCTCCTGCGCCGCGCCGGTGGTGGCCTCCGCCGGCGGCGACACCGCCGAGATGGTGGAGCGGGCCCGGGCGGGGCTCTCCTGCCCGCCGGAGGACTGGGCGAGCCTGGCCGACCGGTTCTGGCTTGCCGCGACCATCCCGCCCCCCGCCCGCACCGACATGGGCCGGCGCGGCCGCGAGGCGTACCTGCGCGAGATGTCGATGTCGGCGGGCGTGGACCGGATCGAACGGCTGCTGTACGAGGCGGCCGCCGGACGCGCCGGCGTGCGGTGAGCGACGAGCGGGGCTCGCTGGGGAGCGACCGCGTCATCACCGGGTGAAACCGATCGTTAGCAGTGTGCAACGGCAGTGGAATGCGGCCCAGTGGCCGTTTTCCAGGAAGGACGTGTGGTGTGACGGAGAGCGCGAGACCGCGTCGACGGCGTGGTCGTTCCCGTCGGCGGCGGCAGGTGCGCCGGGCCCTGCTCGCCGCCCTCGTGGTGGGCTCCCTGCTCCTGCTCACCGCCGGCTGGGTGGGCTTCCGGGGCTGGCAGGCCCGCGCCCACCTGCTCAACGCCGCCGGCCTGGCCCGGGAGCTCAGCGCGCAGGTGCTCGGGGGCGACACCGCCCGGGCGCAGCGCACCCTCGCGGCTTTGCAGGAGCAGTCCGGCAGCGCCCGGGCGGCGACCGGTGACCCCGGCTGGTGGGTCGGTCGGCGCACCCCGTACGCCGGCGACAACCTGGCGGCGGTCCGGCAGATCTCGGTGGCCATCGACGATCTGGCCCGGCAGGCGTTCCCGCCGCTGCTGCGCGCCGACCTGACCAGTCTCGTACCCGCGGGCGGGCGCCTGGACGTGGAGCGGTTGCGGGCCCTGTCGGCCGAGCTGGCCAGGGTCAACTCGGCGGTACGGGGGGCCCGGGACAGCCTCGCGACGGTGCCCACCGACGGCCTGGTCGCCCAGGTCCGGCAGGCGCTGACCGACCTGCGCGGCGAGATCGACCGGCTGGCCGGGCTGACCGCCGCCGCCGACCAGGCCAGCCGGCTGCTTCCGCCGCTGCTGGGCGCCGACGGCCGCCGCACCTACCTCGTGGTCTCCC encodes:
- a CDS encoding polysaccharide biosynthesis tyrosine autokinase; protein product: MDVYRQLRLVRRHWWIVLLTVMVALGVTALVTVRAQPRYVASVTFFVTTPSQGVTDAYQGGLFLQQRVKSYAELLTSDRLAQSVVAENSVGLTAEEIQRRVGTSTETGTVLLRASVTDTDQNRALKVTELLSAKFVELVQKVETTQDGKAGPIRIEVVSGPRVTPTPVSPQPVRNFAVGTLIGLLAGVGLAILRGVADIRLRDAAGLQRTTGSPLLGEIPFESTARSQPLIVGEAANSARAEAVRKLRTNLRFVDVHEPARVIAVTSALQGEGKTTLSCNLAIALAEAGWRVLLVDADLRRPKVADYLGLDAGIGLTDVLVGDVQVGDVVQRWGDKSLLVLPSGSAPPNPSELLGSKAMADLLLALRESADIVIIDTAPLLAVTDGVVVAVQADGALLVSQQGRTSRSQVAQAARALNSVSVRLLGCVLNMAKVAKAEAYQYEAYRVVAGAATPDLPADPAPVARHAERVDVVSDRTQELTRLSR
- a CDS encoding arsenate reductase/protein-tyrosine-phosphatase family protein: MVDRVLFVCHANLCRSPMAEYIARHLLAGRAVTVASAGTDAVDDLPMHPYAADLAAETGGDPTDFRSRRLRPEHLVGATLVLAATRRQRSVCTALAPAALHRTFTVRQFGRLAAAADPTTAPAGAPLRAAVEAAARARGRLQPATPDADDLRDPIGGTVADFRRCAEEIERSMRPLAALIGTAG
- a CDS encoding glycosyltransferase family 4 protein, encoding MRVGILSYHFPPEPAFIPGSLAEELAVRGHEVKVLTGFPDYPGGHVYPGWRQRWRHETRSERLTVRRVPRYSAGDGSVRTRMAGHLSFAGSATLTGRSFLADVDALYVHLPPANAFAAAALLRVLGRMPTVVHVQDVWAEDEPLGAENGRWAARIAAAMTRAYRAADRVAVAAPSLRGRVVAAGADPARVRVVLNWTDERIFQPARPSRAARRLVRRDERCVVMHAGTIGARQGLETAVRAAAALDHTVDLVLVGSGADERRVRGLAAELRAENVRFVERRSPPDMPDLYAAADYQLVMLRDLPELRSTLPAKLQAAFSCAAPVVASAGGDTAEMVERARAGLSCPPEDWASLADRFWLAATIPPPARTDMGRRGREAYLREMSMSAGVDRIERLLYEAAAGRAGVR